The following nucleotide sequence is from Pseudoalteromonas xiamenensis.
TCTACGTTGAATGAAACAAAAAGCACCTAAAGGTGCTTTTTGTTTTTTACAGCACAGTGGTTTTGCCGCATGGGATTAGAATGATCGATATAACTCATAGCTGGTAAAACCCACTTCAAGTGAGATGAGCACGAGCAGAAAACTCACTAAGCTAGCTACTTTTAGCTTTGCGCATACGTAGGCACCCAATGGAGCGCCAATCACCACGATGGGAATTGCAGCATACAGATAGGCGCTAATTTCCGCGGTAATTGTTTTTAAATACAAGGCATTGAGAACACTCCCCACTATCGAAGTAAATGCCATGATGACCACCGATGTGGCTGTCGCCCGTTTAACGTCAGCTTGATAGGCTAAGACCAACAGGGCGAAGATCGCTATGTCAGCGCCTGAGCCGACTAAACCACTGGCAATTCCACCAAACCCCGCGACCAACATAAATCGAAGCGGTTTTGGGTCAATTCGAACGTGATCGGGGAGATGATGGGCTTTTCGCCACCAGCGATAGATAAGCGTAATCGCAAAGCAGAGCAGTAATACACTAAAAATACTTTTGGTCAGCAATCTCGGTGCATGAGGCGCGATAAATAACAAACTCCCGATCACCCCAAGTGCCGCCATTGGTAATGCCATTAACACCACATTACCGTACACGGGGATCCGCCGACATAAAATCGTGATGGTCGCTGCAGTCATTCCAAAACTTTGAATAGCCAAAGAAAAAACTTTGGCCGTAGCTGGGTCGATGTGAAGCAACTTGGTCATAACGGGGAACGCAACCGCGCCTCCACCCAGTGCCGTACCACCGGCAACAAAGGAGCCGAATGCCATCGTCAGCGCCATTTGCCATTCATGGGCAATACTTAATAGCGCACTTTGCAACCCTTGGTGAAAAACCAGCGTGCTATAAACCGCAACAATCAACCAAAACGGCAACCAACTCACTGAAAAAATAGGATGAACTACGTAGCGTTTCACACTAACCTCGGTAGTAACAACACTGGAAAATAGAGAAGTGATCGCTCGCTCAATTCTCATCGTAAAGGCTGAAACATGTTAGCGGTTTGCGTTATAGTTAGCCAAGCACTTTATTAGGATGGAAAATCAATACCCATGAGTTCACCTGTTTTGATCACAGGGGGCGCACAGCGAATTGGACTTGCGCTTGCCCAACACCTCATTGCTGAACATGTTCCGGTCATCGTCACCTATCGTACTCGACACGAGGCCATTGATACTCTTGAAGCTGCCGGCGCTATTTGTTTACCAGCGGATATTCGTACTGATGAAGACATCGCGCAATTGGTTAGTCGCGTTCAACAACATTGCACCTCGCTTCGAGCGATTGTCCACAATGCATCCAGTTGGGATTGCGAAGAACTCAATGCAGACTGGGCCACACTGTTTGACAACATGATGCGTATTCACGCTAAATTACCTTATTTACTGAATTTAGGGCTTGTAGATTACCTAGAAGCCCATGACGGCATCGCGGACATCATTCACATTACCGACTATGTCGTTGAGAAAGGTAGCCCAAAACACATCGCCTATGCAGCTAGCAAGGCTGCTCTGGATAACATGACGCGCTCTTTCAGTGCGCGCTTTGCGCCAAAAATAAAAGTGAATGCCATCGCGCCTTCTCTGATCATTTTTAACGAACACGACACACCGGATTACAAAGCAAA
It contains:
- a CDS encoding sulfite exporter TauE/SafE family protein, which produces MKRYVVHPIFSVSWLPFWLIVAVYSTLVFHQGLQSALLSIAHEWQMALTMAFGSFVAGGTALGGGAVAFPVMTKLLHIDPATAKVFSLAIQSFGMTAATITILCRRIPVYGNVVLMALPMAALGVIGSLLFIAPHAPRLLTKSIFSVLLLCFAITLIYRWWRKAHHLPDHVRIDPKPLRFMLVAGFGGIASGLVGSGADIAIFALLVLAYQADVKRATATSVVIMAFTSIVGSVLNALYLKTITAEISAYLYAAIPIVVIGAPLGAYVCAKLKVASLVSFLLVLISLEVGFTSYELYRSF
- the folM gene encoding dihydromonapterin reductase; the encoded protein is MSSPVLITGGAQRIGLALAQHLIAEHVPVIVTYRTRHEAIDTLEAAGAICLPADIRTDEDIAQLVSRVQQHCTSLRAIVHNASSWDCEELNADWATLFDNMMRIHAKLPYLLNLGLVDYLEAHDGIADIIHITDYVVEKGSPKHIAYAASKAALDNMTRSFSARFAPKIKVNAIAPSLIIFNEHDTPDYKAKTLKKSLMGIEPGCQEVINSIELILNSRYITGRSIPVDGGRHLK